The DNA window TCGCCGTCACCTCCAGGGCGCGGAGCAGGTTGACGGAGCTGTTGATCACCGACCAGTGCGCGGGAAGCTCGTAGAAGGTCACCCTCCCCAGCTCGAGGCCTGCGTAGTCGTTGTAGGCCTCCTGGAGCCTGTACATCATGTAGTCCGGCGTCGTGGCGCCCTCGGCGATGAAGACGTTGACGTCGAGCACACCGCCGTGGAACTGGGCGTCCACCGTCTGCCGGATCCACACCGAGGCGTTCCCTGCGAAGCTGGGGCCAGAGGAGCTCCCGAAACTCGCGGACCAGCGACCGGGTGTCACCGAGGGCATCACCGAAGGCGCGTCGTTCTGAGGGATGCCGGCGACGGTGGTCCCGTACCAGGAGTACAGCCACTCGGTCGGCGCGAGCCGGAAGTCGGCGATGAGCGGCGCACCGGTCGGCGTGCTCAGGGTGCGGATGCCGATCTCGGCGAAGCTGGTCGGCCCGGCCTGGGCGTGCGCGATCAGCGTGAACCCCAGTGTCCCCATGGGGATGTCGAACTCCACGGTCGGCGCGTTCGGGGAGACGGGTCCCAGCGGCACCTCGTCGAGCGTGGGCGTCCCCCAGGGCCCCTCCCCTCCACCCCCGCCCACACTCGTGGTGGTCGTCGTGGTCGTGGTCGTGGTCGTCGTGGTCGTCGTGGTCGTCGTCGGTGCCCCGCCGGTCCCCTGCGCGCCCGAGCCTCCTTCACCATCGAGCGGATCCACGACGACGATGCCGCCGCAGCCTGGCCCGCCGAGGGCCGAGAGGACCAGCAAGCTCCCTGCTACGCCCAGGAGCGTCCAGGGAAACCGCTGAGAAGAAGGCCGAAGGGATCGCGGCATCGTCGAGCTCCGTGGCGGAAGGATGCGAGGAGGGAGCGAGAAGGATCGCCGAGGGCGACCCCTGAAGGAAAGTGGCTACTGAACGAGCTCGGCCCCCTGGAACTCCATGGGGAAGGTGATCACGCTGGTCGTCGCACCCCGGGGTGAGGGGAACTTGAGCTGCTTGAAGGCGTCGGCCACGCAGGTGTCGACCTTCTTGTTCTTCGCGGTCGACCTCACGACATCGGCGACGGTCACCTTGCCGGAAGGCCCGAGCGTGGCACGCACCGTCACGGTCGCGATGAAGTCCCGCGATTTGCCCGCGCCGATCAGGTAGCAGGCGTCGAACAGCTCCGGGCGCTCCGTGACCACCCGCCGGATCTCGTCCTGGGTCAGCGTGCCTCCGCCGATTTTGTCGCCCCCCACCACGGCAGCCGCCCGCTGGCCTCCGTCTGCATTGTCCCCAGGTTTGGTGGCTGCTGGCGCAGGCACGTCGTTCCGGACCTCGGTGGGAGGAGGCTGACCCGGCACGGCTTCATCGGCGGCCGCTCCTCCTTTGGACGCCACGGAAGACTTCGGGTCGGATGTCCCAGGGGACTCTGGCGCGGGAGACGACGAGCTGGGTGGCGCGCCGGCACAGCCGACCGAAAGCAGGACGAGGGCAGACAGCCAGAGGCCTCGAAAGCTCATGGCTTTAGAAGAGCCGGAAAGCGACGCGGCGTCCACCGCTCAGGGCAGACGGAGTACCTCGATGGACGGTCCGCCGCCTTCCCGATGCGGCGCTCCCTTTCCCCGGAACGAGGCCCAGAACGCCTCCGTGCCCGGCCGCTTCCGGATGGGGACCGGGTCGGTGTACAGGAAGCCGGCGCGCCAGCGCTCGGGCGCGATCCAGAGCGGCAAGCCCACCTCGCGCTCGACTGGATCCGGCATGGTGGCCGAGAGCCACGCGCGCGCCACCACCCGCGACCGCACCGCCAGGCTCACGCCGGACTCCAGGGGACCGCCCGCCTGCACCACGACGGTCAGCAACGCGCGGGCACCTGCCTGGAACGTCGCGCCGAGGATCTCGGTCCCGTCACTGAACCGCGCGCCGTCCGAGGACAAGGATGCGCGGATCTCGGCCAGCCGCGCGGACGCGCCAGCCGTGTCGCCCGACGCGAGCGCCGCGTTGTGCGCGATTCTCCGTTGCTCCAGGGTCACTGGTTCGTCGAGAGGAGGCGCCGTCGGGAGATCGAAGTGGGTGCGCAGCTCCCACGTCAGAAAGGGATCCGGCGCGATGGAGCGCACGGGCTCGGTGGCGGCCTCGAGGGCCCAGACGAGCGCCGAGGGCTCGGTCTCCCGGAACGACAGCGCGACGATGCCGCTCTCTTCTGGCCCGCCCGGGGACAGCATCGCCAGGAGCTCCGGCGTCGCGACGAGCCAGTAAGGCCCCACGGCGACCACGCGAAAACGCTTCACCAGATCGGCCTGCACGGCGTCGGACAGGTAGCGCACGTCGGCCACGTAAACGCCACGAGGAGCGCCAGAGGGGACAGGGCGCTCCACACCCACCATGCGACCTCCCAGCGCCCAGGTCTGGGCCCACGTCGCCTTCATCCCCGCGTGCAGATCCACGCGCGCGTCCCCCGGGATGCGCTCCGACAGCCACCGCAGCAGCGCGATCTTGTCGCCGTCGGAGTCGATCAAGAGCCCCTTCTCGTTGAAGCGGCCCCCGGTCTCGCGCGCATAGCGAAGCGCGGGGATGCCATCGCGCAGGATCACCCCCAGCAGAAGCAGCGCGACCGAGAGAGAGATCGTCCACGCGCGCTGTCCACCGACGGGAGAAGCCGTTCCATGCGTGACGTGCGCGCCCATGTCCACGAGCGCCGCCATGGCCAGCGCGAGGTAGGCGGCGCCATGATGCGGCCAGAAGATGTGGATGTCGGCCCCCTGCCGGAACACCACGTACTGCACCGCCGCCATCACGAAATACAGCAAGGGGATCGCGTCGGCTTCACGGCGCCGCAAGGTCAGCCGGCCGAGGCAGGCGAGGACGCCGAGCGCGCCGAGCCCGAGGCCGACGGGTGTGAACATCAGCTCCAGCCAGTAGCGCCGCGACGCCAGCACCGCCCCGAGAGGCGCCTCGTTGCCCGACGAGCGCATGGCGTAGCTCTGGAGCAGATCCACGAGCTTTCCGGCGCGCTGAAACAGCACCAGGTAGAGTCCCAGCGTCAGCACCGCCGCGGCCGCGGTGAGCACCCACCACTGCGCGAACCTGCGCGGATGGACGGGCCCGAACACCGAGACGGGGGCGAGGAAGCCCCGGAGCGCACCGAAGGCGAGCAGCCCGCCGGTGAGCACGAAGGCCGGCCAGTCGGCGTGCATGCCCAGCGTCAGGCCGAGCACGCTCACCGCGATCCACCGCTTCCGCCAGGTCTGCAGAAGGCGCACGTACCCCCAGACGCCGAGCAGGGTCCACGCCATCACGGGCACTTCGAGGGCGTTGAAGTTGGCGAACGAGAGCGCGATCGGCAGGACGACGAAGGTCGCTGCCGCTGCCGCCCCCGCCGCCGGTCGGTACAGGCTGCGGCCGAGGGCGTAGAGCAAGGGAGGCGTGGCCACGCTCAGCAGCACGGCCGGCAGCCTGCACACCACATCGTGACGGCCGAGGACCTTCATGAACGCGGCCGTCGTCCAGAAGATCCCCCACGGATGGTGGCAGTAGTACATCGCGGGGGTCGGCCGCGTGGTCGTGTACTCCCAGACTGGCCCCGGGATCCTCCACCGCAGCATGTTCTCCGCGATGATCCCCATGCTCGCGCTCGACGCGAAGTGCCCAGCGAGCGGGGGGCCGAGGAGCTCCCAGCTGGCCACCAGGGCGAACCACAGCGTCGCGATCAGGAGAACCAGCCGGGCGATCTGCGTCTCGCGTGCCGTCGCGAGGGGTAGCCCATCCAGACCTCTGGGCAGCGAGGACGACCGAGGGAGCAGCACCGCGCGCAGCCTATCGCCTCACCCAGGTGATGATAAGTTCCGGCCGCTTTGGTCACCCTCGTCCGACGCCTCGCGCTCGCTGCGCGCCGCTCGCCTCTGGAGGCCGGGCTTGCGCTCGCCGTCGTGGGTGCCTGCGCCTACGTGATCGTCGCGCCGCTCGCCGCGTGTCGCTACCCCCCCATCACCGATCTCCCGTTCCACGGCGCGCAGACCTCCGCGCTGCACCACTACGCCGACCCGACGTTTCATCTGCGCGAGCAGTTCCGCCTCCAGCCGCTCGCCGTCCCGTACCTCTCGATGTACGTCATCGGCGCGGCCCTCATGTGGGTCTTGCCTCCGGTCGCCGCCACCAAGATCGCCGCCGCGGTGATGCTCGCCCTCCTCCCGGCGGGCATGGCGGTGCTGTTCTGGGGGATGAAGCGCAGTCCGCTGCTCGGGGTGCTGGGGCTCGGCATCGCCTGGTGCACCCTCGCGCACTGGGGGTTCTTCAACTTCGTCGGCGCGCTCGGCCTCTTCTGCATGGCGGCCGGCATCACGCTGCGCCTCGTGGATCGCCCGACCCGAGGGCGACGGGTGGCGCTGGCGCTCACCCTCGTCGCGCTGTTCTTCACCCACATCTTCCGCTTCCCCTTCGCGATCTGCGCGGTCATCGGTGCCGCGATCCTGGCCTATCCGGCGACCCGGCGGTTCCGCCCCATCCTCCTGCCGCTCGTCCCTGCCCTCCTCCTCTTCGTCGCCTGGCTCTTCGCGCGCACCGACACCCTGCGCTCCAGCCCGGGCCCGCTCACCTTCCACCTGGAGCGGCTCCGCGAGATCCCCGGCTTGCTCTTCTCCGGGTTCGACGATCCCGCCGAGAAGCAGGCCGCGTCTCGTGCGGGGCGCATGCTCCTCGCAGCGCTCGGGGCCACCGTCGCCGCGCGGCTGTTCGAGAAGCACGATGCGCCAGCCAGCGCCGACGAGACCCGCGACACGCGGCGCTTCACCCTCGCGGCGGCCGCCGTCCCCGTGGCCTGCGCCCTGGTGTTCCTCGGCCTCTTCCTCGCCCTGCCGATGCAGATGGGGCTCTGGTGGTACGTGTACCCGCGCGAGGCCACCTCGGCCCTGCTGCTCGCGCTCGCGGCGTTCCCGGATCTACCGAAGCGCTCGTGGCTACGCGCTCCGATCGTCCTCGTGCTCGCCGCGGCACCCATCGGCATGGCCACCGTGGTCGTCGACCACTACCGCCGCTTCGACCCCGTCACGGAGGACTTTCACGCCATCACCCGCGAGATCCCGCAGGCGCCGAAGCTCCTCTACCTCGTCTTCGATCATCACGGCTCGGCCCGGAGCACCAGCCCCTTCATCCATCTCCCCGCATGGGTGCAAGCGGAGCGCGGTGGCTGGCTCAGCTTCCACTTCGCGGTGTGGGACTCGTCTCCCCTCGCCTACCGCGATCGCAGCGAGCCTGGCGCCGTGGTCCCTCCACCCGTGCCGCTGCGCTGGGAATGGACGCCGCAGCGCTTCGACGTGCGGCGGCACGGTACCTTCTTCGACTGGTTCCTCGTGCGTCACCACGGGGACCCCGCGCGGCTCTTCCGCCAGGATCCGACGATCGAGTTCGTGAAGCACACCGGAACGTGGTGGCTCTACCGACGCCGCAGCACCGAGCATGTGGACGTCAGCGCGAACGAGTGAGCGGGCTGCCGAGTGAACAAAAACGAACGACCCCGGCGAGGTCGCCAGGGTCGCACATGCATTACACGAAGATCGTCGGCAGACGTCGATCAGTAACGATCGCCACCACCACGGCCACCACGGCCGCCGCCACGGCCACCGCGGCCACCACCGCCGCCGCCGCCGCCGTAGCCGCCACCGCCGCCGCCGCCGTAGCCGCCGCCGCCGTAGCCGCCGCCGCCACCGCCGCCGCCGTAACCACCACCGCCGCCGCCACCACCGCGCGGCGGGCGCTGCTCGGCCTCGTTCACGCGCAGGGGACGTCCCTCGAACATGGCGCCGTTCATCGTGGTGATGGCCTTCTGGGCCTGCTCTTCACTGCCCATCGTCACGAAACCGAAGCCGCGCGACTGGCCGCTCTCCCGATCCGTCACGATGTGCACGTCCGTCACTTCTCCCGCATCGGCGAAAGCGTCACGAAGGGTGGTGGTGGTAGTAGAAAAGGGGAGGTTGCCGACGTAGAGACGAGTACCCATTCCAGATCAGTGCTCCGCAGCCCAGCAAACTGCGCGTGCTCCGCGCCGAGAGTCTCTCCATCCGATGGGGCTGCGTACATCAAACAGAAGGACGTCCGAGTCAGCGCTGATGGTAGCCGGCTCCTGCCCCCAGGCAAGATGAATGAATAGACCGCGTCGTCGCTCGTCTCCCCCCTCTTCGCCCGGCGCAGCCCCCACCGACCTTCTCCCCCTCCCCTCGTTCGCTGGCGACGCCAACGACTCCAGCGTGACGGTAGTTTGCACGTATCCGTCGCCGAGGTAGCGCCCGCGCCTGACGCATCGCGACGGGGCAGACGTTCCAGCTCCGCCTCCACCATTTCACTCCTGACCCGGGGCAGCGGGGTCCTCGCGACGCCCGGCGGCCGCCTGTCGGCAGTGCCCTGGAGGGAACGGGGCAGCGGATCGAGCAGGCCGCGGGCAACGGAACCGTGAAAACCATACGGGCCTGGAATCATCGCCGCGAGCACCGCAATGACCCCTCGAGGTCTGCTCGGACTGAACGCAGCGCCCTGTCGGCTCCTCGCTTCGAGGTCGGGGGCGAGGACCGGGAACGCCCTCGAAGAAATCTCCGGTTCGAGGAATCCATAGAAATCGACACGACGGGCATGGCACGCGCCCGGGTGGCTGCTGCCGCATCACGGTGCCCGATCCTGCTTCCATCGCGGCGGCATCCATCGGTCAGGCTCGTGGTAAGGCGAGCTTGGGTGCTCTGAAGGACCGGCCATGACGATGGACAAACGCGCGGTGGACGAGGTGCTGATCGGGGGCGGCGAGTGCGGCGCGCTGATGCGACAGCTGGACTGGTCGAAGACGGCCATCGGTCCTGTGTCGTCGTGGCCCCAGTCGCTCCGCACGGCGGTGGGGATCCTGCTCGCGTCGAACTACCCGCTCTACATCGCCTGGGGCCCCAGGTACGTGCAGATGTACAACGACGCTTACCGGCCCATCTGCGGCGCGACCAAGCACCCTGCGTCGCTGGGCCAGGAGGCCGCCGTCACCTGGCCCGAGGTGTGGCACATGCTCGGGCCGGGCTTCGACCGGATCCTCGCCACGGGGGAGGCAAACTGGGTCGAGGACCTCATGATGCCGCTCGACAGGAACGGCTACGTCGAGGAGTGCTACTTCACCTACAGCCACTCGCCCATCCGCGACGAACGGGGGGGCATCGGCGGCGTCTTCTCGGCGCTTCACGAGACCACCGACCGGGTCCTCGACGAGCGGCGCTTGCGCACGCTCCGGGCGCTGAGCGCTGCGACCAGTGATCGACCCAGCGCCGAGAACGCGTGCCGCGCTGCCGCCGAGATCCTGGGCTCGAACCTCCACGACGTGCCGTTCGCGCTCCTCTACCTCGTCGAGGCGGGCGGCGAGCGAGCGCGCCTCGTCGCGAGCAGCCAGCTCGATCCCGGCGCGCCAGGAGCGCCGCTCCTCATCGAGCCGAGATCGGCCCACACCACGACCTGGCCCATCGCCGGGCTCCTCTCGGGAGAGGAGACGAGCCGTGAGACGCACTTCCCGGCGATGTGGGGGAAGCTGCCGGGTGGCCCCTGGCCCGAGGGGGCGTCGTCGGCCCTGCTGCTCCCGCTGGCGCAACCCGGCCACACGACCCCCGCGGGTGTGCTCGTCGCAGGCGTGAGCCCGCGCCGGGCCCTCGACGAGAAGTACAAGAGCTTCCTTCAGCTCGCCGCCGCCGGGATCGCCACCGGCATTGCCAACGCCCGCGCCCGAGAGGAAGAGCGCCGCCACCTGGACGCGCTGGCCGAGCTGGACCGCGCGAAGACGGCCTTCTTCAGCAACGTGAGCCACGAGTTCCGCACCCCGCTCACCCTCGTGCTCGGGCCGCTCGAGGACTGCCTCGAAGACGCGCAAGAGCCGCTCGGCACCCGCCAGCAGGCGCGCCTCTCGACGGTGCGGCGCAACGCGCTCCGCTTGCTCAAGCTCGTCAACGCGCTGCTCGACTTCTCGCGCCTCGAAGCGGGCCGCATGCAGGCGGTCCGCGAGGCCACGGATCTCTCGGCGCTCACCACGGATCTGGCCAGCACCTTCCGCTCCACCATGGAGCGCGCGGGCCTGGCCCTCCACGTCGACTGTCCGCCCCTCCCCGAGCCTGCGTGGGTGGACCGGGAGATGTGGGAGAAGATGGTCCTGAACCTCCTCTCCAATGCCTTCAAGTTCACCTTCGAGGGCAGCATCAGCGTGCGCCTCACCGCCGATGAAGAGCGCTTCGTGCTCGCCGTCGAGGACACGGGGACCGGCATCCCGCAGCAGGAGCTCAAGCGCGTCTTCGAGCGCTTCCACCGGGTGCAGGGCGCCCGAGGGCGCAGCCACGAGGGGAGCGGCATCGGCCTCGCGCTCGTCCAGGAGCTCGCCAAGCTCCACGGAGGAAGCATCGAGGTCGAGAGCAGCCTGGGGAAAGGCAGCACCTTCACGCTCACGCTGCCCCGGGGGCGCGTCGTCTCGGCAGGAGAGCCCCTCGATCCCGGGCCCGAGCGCGCTGCCACCACCGAGCGCGCCGTCGCCTCCACGGCCACCGCGTTCCTCAACGACATGACGGCATGGGTGCAGTCCGGCGACGCGGCGACGCCCGAGCAGCCAGCGCAGGTGCCCGTCCAGCCCCCGCCCCCCTCCTTCGGCGCCACCGTCACCCGACTCCCGGCCCGACGAGCGCTCTTGCCTTCGGGCCACGTCCTGCTCGTCGACGACAATGCCGACATGCGCGACTACGTGAAGCGGCTGCTCGAAGGGCGCTACACGGTCGAGACGGCGCAGGACGGAGACACGGCGCTGGAGATCATCAAGCACCGCATCCCCGATCTCGTGCTCTCCGACGTCATGATGCCCGGCAAGGATGGCTTCGCCCTGCTCGCGGCGCTGCGGGTCGATCCGCGCACCACGATGATCCCGGTCATCCTCCTGTCGGCACGCGCGGGCGAAGAGGCGACCGTGGAGGGGCTCCTGGCCGGGGCCAGCGACTACCTGGTCAAACCCTTCTCCGGCCGCGAACTCGTCGCGCGGGTCGAGGGCACCCTGCGCACCGCGCGGGCGCGCCAGGATCTCGACGCGTTCGCTGGTCGCATCGCCCATGACCTGCGCAACTTGCTCTCGCCGCTCCTGATGATGAGCGCCGTGTTCAAGTTCTCGTCCGAAGAGCCCGCGCGCAAGGCGGGAGAGCGCCTCGAGCGCATGACCCGCCGCGCCAACAACCTGCTCGACGGCATGCTCGCCTTCTCGCGCGCCGAGCACACGCTCGATGCGAAGGACAGCTCCTCCATCCCCGCCGTGATCTCCGACGTCGTCGAGGACCTGAGCAGCCTCCGCAACCAGGTGAACGCCGAGATCGATCTCACCGGCGTCGAGAACCTGCGCGTCATCGTTCCCCGCGGCCTCCTCTACGTGGTCGTCATGAACCTCATGTCCAACGCCCTCAAATTCATGCAAGGGCAGCCGCACCGACGCGTCGTCGTCACGGCGCGCACGCGCGGGGAACGCGCAGAGCTCATCGTCGACGACACCGGCCCGGGCATCTCCTCCGACGCGCTGGGCCACATCTTCGAGCCGTTCTACCGCGCCCCTGGCACCAAGGCCTCGGGGCACGGGATCGGCCTCGCCACCGTGCAGCGCATCGTCCAGTCCTGCGGCGGCGACATCGACGTCCAGTCGACCCCGGGCGTCGGCACCCAGTTCCAGATCGGGCTCCCCTTGGATCTGGATGGGACCTCACCCTGACGCGCCCTGGCGCCGATTGACACGCGCCACGCCCCGCGGGACACACCGCGTCAACGCACCGTGTCACCCCTCTCCAAGCTCTTCAACCACGCCCGCCGCTACCGCAAGCACGCCGTCCTCGCCTCCGTCTACTCGGCGCTGAACAAGTTCTTCGACGTCCTGCCGGAGATCCTGATCGGCGTCGCCGTCGACGTCGTCGTCAGCAAGCAGGACTCCTTCCTCGCGAAGATCGGCATCGCCGACACCCAGTCCCAGCTCATCTGGCTCGGCATTCTCACCGTCCTCATCTGGGGCGGCGAGTCGCTCTTCCAGTACCTCTACTCCGTCGCCTGGCGTGACCTCGCGCAGAACCTCCAGCACGACCTCCGCAAGGAGGCCTACGCCCACGTGCAGCGCCTGGAGCTCGGGTGGTTCGAGAACCGCAGCAGCGGCAACCTCCTCTCGATCCTCAACGACGACATCAACCAGATGGAGAGGTTTCTCAACACCGGCGCGAACATGATCCTCCAGATCGTGTGCTCGTCGATCCTCATCTCCATCGTCTTCTTCGTCATCGCGCCGGGGATCGCCGTCATCGCCCTCCTCCCCGTCCCCCTCATCCTGTACGGCACGTTCTGGTTCCAGCGGCGCCTCGCGCCGCGCTACGCCGACGTCCGTGAAGCGGCTGGGCGCATCGGCGGACGCCTGAACAACAACCTCTTCGGCATCGCCACCATCAAGAGCTACACGGCCGAGGACTTCGAGGCCGCCCACGTCGACGAGGCGAGCCGCGCCTACGTCACCACCAACGCCGCGGCGATCCGCCTCTCCAGCGCCATCACCCCCGTCATCCGGATGGCCGTCCTCGCCGGCTTCGTCGTCACCCTCGTCTACGGCGGCTACCTCGCGCTCCACGGCCAGATCGCCGTCGGCAGCTACAGCGTCCTCGTCTACCTCACCCAGCGCTTGCTCTGGCCGTTCACCGGCCTCGCCGAGATCGCCGACCTCTACCAGCGCTCCATGGCCTCCATCGACCGCGTGCTCGGCCTCATCCAGACCCCGCTCGCCATTCCTTACGAAGGGGAGCGCCTCCCGCGCGAGCTGGTGAAGGGCGCGGTGCGCCTCGAACAGGTCGACTTCAGCTACGATGGCGCCCAGCCCGCGCTCACCGGCGTCGATCTCGACATCGCTCCGGGCCAGACCATCGGCTTCGTCGGCAGCACCGGCTCCGGCAAGAGCACCCTCATCAAGCTTCTGCTCCGCTTCTACACCCCGAAGTCGGGTCGCATCCTGCTCGACGGCCACGACATCAGCGCGCTCGACCTCCAGGACCTCCGCCGCGCCGTCGGCTACGTCGCCCAGGAGCCCTTCCTCACCGATGGCACCATCGCCGACAACATCGCCTACGGCGCCCCGTCGGCGAGCCGCGCCGACGTCGAGGCCGCGGCCCGTTCGGCCGAAGCCCACGAGTTCATCGCCCGGCTCCCCCTCGGGTACGACACCCCGGTCGGCGAGCGTGGACAGAAGCTCTCGGGCGGCCAGCGACAGCGCATCGCCCTCGCCCGCGCCATCCTCAAGAGCCCCCCCATCCTCGTCCTCGACGAGGCGACCAGCGCCGTCGACAACGAGACCGAGGCAGCCATCCAGCGCTCGCTCGCGCGCGTCTCCCGGGGCCGCACCACCCTGGTCATCGCCCACCGCCTCTCCACCGTCCGGCAGGCCGACATCATCCACGTCCTCGAGCACGGCCGC is part of the Chondromyces crocatus genome and encodes:
- a CDS encoding sensor histidine kinase, with the translated sequence MTMDKRAVDEVLIGGGECGALMRQLDWSKTAIGPVSSWPQSLRTAVGILLASNYPLYIAWGPRYVQMYNDAYRPICGATKHPASLGQEAAVTWPEVWHMLGPGFDRILATGEANWVEDLMMPLDRNGYVEECYFTYSHSPIRDERGGIGGVFSALHETTDRVLDERRLRTLRALSAATSDRPSAENACRAAAEILGSNLHDVPFALLYLVEAGGERARLVASSQLDPGAPGAPLLIEPRSAHTTTWPIAGLLSGEETSRETHFPAMWGKLPGGPWPEGASSALLLPLAQPGHTTPAGVLVAGVSPRRALDEKYKSFLQLAAAGIATGIANARAREEERRHLDALAELDRAKTAFFSNVSHEFRTPLTLVLGPLEDCLEDAQEPLGTRQQARLSTVRRNALRLLKLVNALLDFSRLEAGRMQAVREATDLSALTTDLASTFRSTMERAGLALHVDCPPLPEPAWVDREMWEKMVLNLLSNAFKFTFEGSISVRLTADEERFVLAVEDTGTGIPQQELKRVFERFHRVQGARGRSHEGSGIGLALVQELAKLHGGSIEVESSLGKGSTFTLTLPRGRVVSAGEPLDPGPERAATTERAVASTATAFLNDMTAWVQSGDAATPEQPAQVPVQPPPPSFGATVTRLPARRALLPSGHVLLVDDNADMRDYVKRLLEGRYTVETAQDGDTALEIIKHRIPDLVLSDVMMPGKDGFALLAALRVDPRTTMIPVILLSARAGEEATVEGLLAGASDYLVKPFSGRELVARVEGTLRTARARQDLDAFAGRIAHDLRNLLSPLLMMSAVFKFSSEEPARKAGERLERMTRRANNLLDGMLAFSRAEHTLDAKDSSSIPAVISDVVEDLSSLRNQVNAEIDLTGVENLRVIVPRGLLYVVVMNLMSNALKFMQGQPHRRVVVTARTRGERAELIVDDTGPGISSDALGHIFEPFYRAPGTKASGHGIGLATVQRIVQSCGGDIDVQSTPGVGTQFQIGLPLDLDGTSP
- a CDS encoding AgmX/PglI C-terminal domain-containing protein, which encodes MASKGGAAADEAVPGQPPPTEVRNDVPAPAATKPGDNADGGQRAAAVVGGDKIGGGTLTQDEIRRVVTERPELFDACYLIGAGKSRDFIATVTVRATLGPSGKVTVADVVRSTAKNKKVDTCVADAFKQLKFPSPRGATTSVITFPMEFQGAELVQ
- a CDS encoding ABC transporter ATP-binding protein, which gives rise to MSPLSKLFNHARRYRKHAVLASVYSALNKFFDVLPEILIGVAVDVVVSKQDSFLAKIGIADTQSQLIWLGILTVLIWGGESLFQYLYSVAWRDLAQNLQHDLRKEAYAHVQRLELGWFENRSSGNLLSILNDDINQMERFLNTGANMILQIVCSSILISIVFFVIAPGIAVIALLPVPLILYGTFWFQRRLAPRYADVREAAGRIGGRLNNNLFGIATIKSYTAEDFEAAHVDEASRAYVTTNAAAIRLSSAITPVIRMAVLAGFVVTLVYGGYLALHGQIAVGSYSVLVYLTQRLLWPFTGLAEIADLYQRSMASIDRVLGLIQTPLAIPYEGERLPRELVKGAVRLEQVDFSYDGAQPALTGVDLDIAPGQTIGFVGSTGSGKSTLIKLLLRFYTPKSGRILLDGHDISALDLQDLRRAVGYVAQEPFLTDGTIADNIAYGAPSASRADVEAAARSAEAHEFIARLPLGYDTPVGERGQKLSGGQRQRIALARAILKSPPILVLDEATSAVDNETEAAIQRSLARVSRGRTTLVIAHRLSTVRQADIIHVLEHGRIVESGKHDALLDRGGIYAGLWRLQTGELDTAGAT
- a CDS encoding RNA recognition motif domain-containing protein → MGTRLYVGNLPFSTTTTTLRDAFADAGEVTDVHIVTDRESGQSRGFGFVTMGSEEQAQKAITTMNGAMFEGRPLRVNEAEQRPPRGGGGGGGGYGGGGGGGGYGGGGYGGGGGGGYGGGGGGGGRGGRGGGRGGRGGGDRY
- a CDS encoding ArnT family glycosyltransferase, whose protein sequence is MLLPRSSSLPRGLDGLPLATARETQIARLVLLIATLWFALVASWELLGPPLAGHFASSASMGIIAENMLRWRIPGPVWEYTTTRPTPAMYYCHHPWGIFWTTAAFMKVLGRHDVVCRLPAVLLSVATPPLLYALGRSLYRPAAGAAAAATFVVLPIALSFANFNALEVPVMAWTLLGVWGYVRLLQTWRKRWIAVSVLGLTLGMHADWPAFVLTGGLLAFGALRGFLAPVSVFGPVHPRRFAQWWVLTAAAAVLTLGLYLVLFQRAGKLVDLLQSYAMRSSGNEAPLGAVLASRRYWLELMFTPVGLGLGALGVLACLGRLTLRRREADAIPLLYFVMAAVQYVVFRQGADIHIFWPHHGAAYLALAMAALVDMGAHVTHGTASPVGGQRAWTISLSVALLLLGVILRDGIPALRYARETGGRFNEKGLLIDSDGDKIALLRWLSERIPGDARVDLHAGMKATWAQTWALGGRMVGVERPVPSGAPRGVYVADVRYLSDAVQADLVKRFRVVAVGPYWLVATPELLAMLSPGGPEESGIVALSFRETEPSALVWALEAATEPVRSIAPDPFLTWELRTHFDLPTAPPLDEPVTLEQRRIAHNAALASGDTAGASARLAEIRASLSSDGARFSDGTEILGATFQAGARALLTVVVQAGGPLESGVSLAVRSRVVARAWLSATMPDPVEREVGLPLWIAPERWRAGFLYTDPVPIRKRPGTEAFWASFRGKGAPHREGGGPSIEVLRLP